The following proteins are co-located in the Sphingobacteriaceae bacterium genome:
- a CDS encoding acyl-CoA thioesterase, whose amino-acid sequence MRSKIGEESETIMTEVVCPNDTNPLGILQGGKLVQWLDIASAVTAQTHAECVCVTVSIDSMKFLAPAYIGDIITIKARVTRAFHTSMEIKVYAWARKVHQRSKYLISEAYFTFVALKNKKEKVAVPTLNPITIEEKKEYKTAAERKKKRI is encoded by the coding sequence ATGAGGTCTAAAATAGGAGAAGAATCAGAAACTATAATGACCGAGGTTGTTTGTCCGAATGATACCAACCCTTTGGGAATTTTACAAGGAGGCAAACTGGTCCAATGGTTAGATATTGCTTCAGCTGTTACTGCTCAAACACACGCTGAATGTGTGTGTGTAACTGTCTCTATCGATTCAATGAAGTTTCTTGCTCCTGCTTATATAGGAGATATTATTACAATAAAGGCTCGAGTCACAAGAGCATTTCATACTTCTATGGAAATTAAGGTTTATGCTTGGGCAAGAAAAGTGCATCAGCGCTCTAAATACCTGATAAGTGAGGCCTACTTTACTTTTGTTGCATTAAAGAATAAAAAAGAAAAAGTTGCTGTACCGACATTGAATCCAATCACTATAGAGGAAAAAAAGGAATATAAAACTGCTGCCGAACGCAAGAAAAAAAGAATATGA
- a CDS encoding SDR family oxidoreductase — translation MAIKTAIVTGGGRGIGLAITNKLRQHNYHVYIVDLSFDNPEEDLKNNTKDFTFIKCDITKSDEINEVFKTLKLNHQQLDLLVNNAGIIRDNMIWKMPEEDFDNVIQVNLKGTWLMCKEASKIMKEQKFGRMVNIASRAWLGNRGQTNYAASKAGVISLTRVLALELGKYNIFVNAVAPGLIDTALSRGLEPNVLQSLIEAQPSKTIGKPEDVAKAVYFLGSNESDFITGQVLYVDGGKSIGSNFI, via the coding sequence ATGGCCATTAAAACAGCAATAGTAACCGGAGGTGGACGTGGTATTGGCTTGGCCATTACAAATAAATTACGCCAGCACAATTATCATGTTTACATCGTTGATCTAAGTTTCGATAATCCTGAAGAAGATTTGAAAAATAACACAAAAGATTTCACGTTTATTAAATGTGATATAACAAAAAGCGATGAAATTAACGAAGTATTTAAAACCCTTAAATTAAATCATCAACAATTAGATTTATTGGTAAATAATGCCGGAATTATTAGGGATAACATGATTTGGAAAATGCCGGAAGAAGATTTCGATAATGTAATACAAGTTAATTTAAAAGGAACATGGTTAATGTGTAAAGAGGCCAGTAAAATAATGAAGGAACAAAAATTTGGGAGAATGGTAAATATTGCTTCAAGAGCTTGGTTAGGAAATCGTGGACAAACAAATTACGCAGCTTCCAAAGCCGGTGTTATTTCTTTAACCAGAGTTTTGGCACTTGAGCTGGGTAAGTATAATATTTTTGTGAATGCAGTTGCGCCAGGATTAATTGATACAGCCTTATCAAGAGGGTTAGAACCAAATGTACTACAATCCTTAATAGAAGCGCAACCCTCTAAAACGATAGGTAAACCTGAAGATGTAGCTAAAGCAGTTTATTTTTTAGGTTCGAACGAATCTGATTTTATTACCGGTCAAGTACTTTATGTTGATGGAGGTAAAAGTATTGGCAGTAATTTTATTTAA
- the bcrC gene encoding benzoyl-CoA reductase subunit C has protein sequence MEKLSEIINECKKLSFDLNFTRAKRWKSEQSGRAIVGYMPIYFPREIAHAAGALPVGIFGGGDRKQIIKGDAYYQSYICHIPRSIIEMALDKHFDTFDGFVFPSICDVIRNLSGIFRQLKVGQFIKYFDFPQNFSPNIGGVFYQQEMQHVIDYLTNLTKVEVTKEKLNHSISLYNRNRKLIETIYSIRQEFPWRITMEEVYYILRAGTVIPVEEHNAILEKVCTIIKEDIGSVQDKVKVVISGAFCEQPAIGLIKAIEEAGCYVVDDDYMLGSRMILRDIDSESNKPMEAIANGFLKQSQYSSSIYDIHNPKEFRLAKIVKDRKADGVIFASASFCDPSLLDAPIFQNAFNKLGIRYIAFQFSENINQFKVIKEQVGAFSDSIKLWEDEPLTVLINK, from the coding sequence ATGGAAAAACTTAGTGAAATCATTAATGAGTGTAAAAAATTATCGTTTGACCTTAATTTTACCAGGGCTAAAAGGTGGAAATCCGAACAAAGTGGTCGTGCAATTGTTGGTTATATGCCAATTTACTTTCCTCGTGAAATAGCCCATGCAGCGGGTGCCTTACCGGTTGGAATATTTGGCGGGGGTGATAGAAAGCAAATAATAAAGGGGGATGCTTATTACCAATCTTACATTTGCCATATACCCCGGAGCATAATTGAAATGGCGCTCGATAAACATTTTGATACTTTTGATGGGTTTGTATTTCCTTCTATTTGTGATGTAATAAGAAATTTATCTGGTATTTTCAGACAACTTAAAGTTGGACAATTCATAAAGTATTTTGATTTCCCACAAAATTTTTCTCCAAATATTGGTGGCGTTTTTTACCAACAGGAAATGCAACATGTAATTGATTATTTAACCAATCTTACTAAAGTAGAAGTGACTAAAGAAAAATTGAATCACTCTATTTCTTTATACAATCGTAATCGTAAGCTGATAGAAACAATTTACTCCATTAGACAAGAATTTCCATGGAGAATTACTATGGAAGAAGTATATTATATTTTGAGAGCCGGAACCGTGATACCGGTTGAAGAACATAATGCAATTCTCGAAAAAGTATGTACTATTATTAAAGAAGATATTGGTTCTGTTCAGGATAAAGTTAAAGTAGTTATTTCCGGTGCTTTTTGCGAACAACCCGCTATTGGTTTGATAAAAGCTATTGAAGAGGCAGGTTGTTATGTTGTGGATGATGATTATATGTTAGGCTCTAGAATGATTTTGCGCGATATTGATTCAGAATCAAATAAACCAATGGAGGCAATTGCAAACGGATTTTTAAAACAAAGTCAGTATTCGTCCTCAATTTATGATATCCATAACCCTAAGGAATTCAGATTAGCAAAAATCGTAAAGGATAGAAAAGCAGATGGTGTCATTTTTGCATCAGCTAGTTTTTGCGATCCTAGTTTACTGGATGCGCCAATTTTCCAAAACGCATTCAATAAATTAGGTATTCGATATATTGCTTTTCAGTTCAGCGAAAATATCAATCAATTTAAAGTAATTAAAGAACAGGTAGGAGCTTTTTCCGATTCTATAAAATTGTGGGAAGATGAACCATTAACCGTTTTGATAAATAAATAA
- the bcrB gene encoding benzoyl-CoA reductase subunit B: protein MSQEAQKEKSMILQKDMVEGLFNDLARVQETGKKVCYTFVPGNLSELIRTFDMLPVYPEINALQSAMRKKSASYIKEAEKHAHSEDVCTYVKCDVGMLMKGNIGPTGQKLPSPDVLLLSYTGCFTFMKWFETLKREYPNARVIMLHTPYQENAKMTPEMVQYMVKQLKEEVIPVMEEVSGIKYDENKLKKILQYSKEAGDWIAKIFDTTKHKPSPIDAYFAGVYYIGPINIGFRGTIEAVNYYKELHAEIMERIKNGLGPITPEGEMKEEKYRLVVEGPPNWTSFREFWKLFYDMGAVIVASSYTKVGGVYDMGWRHDPERPLEALAEYCMNCYTNLNLPQRVDLLAKCIKDYEADGYITNSIKSCNSFSAGQLSMMREIEDRLEVPVGFIESDLVDPRYFSYSNIKNRLESYFQMLAQRKQIKQKETV, encoded by the coding sequence ATGTCACAAGAAGCGCAAAAAGAAAAAAGCATGATCCTTCAGAAGGACATGGTAGAAGGTTTATTCAATGATCTTGCAAGGGTACAAGAAACCGGAAAAAAAGTGTGCTATACTTTTGTGCCGGGAAATTTGTCGGAATTAATTCGAACATTTGATATGCTTCCGGTTTATCCAGAGATTAATGCTTTGCAAAGCGCAATGCGTAAGAAATCTGCTTCTTATATTAAAGAAGCTGAAAAACACGCGCACTCCGAAGATGTTTGTACTTATGTGAAATGCGATGTAGGTATGTTAATGAAAGGAAATATAGGACCAACCGGACAAAAATTACCATCCCCTGACGTTCTTCTTTTAAGTTATACAGGATGTTTCACTTTTATGAAGTGGTTCGAAACTTTAAAACGTGAATACCCCAATGCTAGAGTTATTATGTTGCATACTCCTTATCAGGAAAACGCAAAAATGACACCGGAAATGGTTCAATATATGGTTAAGCAGTTGAAGGAAGAAGTAATCCCTGTAATGGAAGAAGTGAGTGGCATTAAATACGATGAAAATAAGCTGAAAAAGATTCTTCAGTATTCAAAAGAAGCCGGCGATTGGATTGCAAAAATATTCGATACAACTAAACATAAACCTTCTCCAATAGACGCTTATTTTGCCGGTGTTTATTATATCGGACCAATAAATATCGGATTCAGGGGTACTATTGAAGCTGTAAATTATTATAAAGAATTACACGCTGAAATTATGGAAAGAATTAAAAATGGTTTAGGGCCTATAACTCCGGAAGGTGAGATGAAAGAAGAAAAATACAGATTAGTAGTAGAAGGTCCTCCGAATTGGACAAGTTTTCGTGAATTCTGGAAACTATTTTACGATATGGGCGCTGTGATTGTTGCTTCATCCTATACCAAGGTTGGAGGTGTATATGATATGGGTTGGAGACATGACCCCGAACGTCCGTTGGAAGCATTAGCTGAGTATTGTATGAATTGTTATACGAATCTTAATTTACCACAACGTGTTGATCTTTTAGCTAAATGTATAAAAGATTATGAGGCCGACGGTTATATAACCAATTCCATTAAAAGTTGTAATTCCTTCTCTGCAGGTCAACTTTCAATGATGCGTGAAATAGAAGATAGACTTGAAGTGCCGGTTGGCTTCATTGAATCAGACCTGGTAGATCCAAGATATTTTTCTTATTCCAATATTAAAAACAGATTAGAATCTTATTTTCAAATGCTTGCCCAACGTAAGCAAATAAAACAAAAAGAAACCGTATAA
- a CDS encoding benzoyl-CoA reductase subunit A: MNKYYLGIDLGSTTSKAVIINQNDEIVGRGITNTRANYKVAADIAREEAIYDARFTLLSNKIKQDMDAKPEFKKYMSDIRTVFQYQQFKRRMESMEAMLKKTVSDFTHENKHNIIEKLNWILETIRPEIRTEFIYGNLGSKNQFFRDIVSEKYNLKVSEIGKEYYEPLMLAFDKSITPVENEMVQYNFKELVLESMAVLEEKYKGLVDEQEDGSKEDWYYAELNAVKNNYKNVEYSLREHIESIAGEEIFIAKMVGTGYGRALLPFPEDCIKSEILCHAFGAHAIFPNTRTVLDIGGQDTKAIQVDSHGLVTSFHMNDRCAAGCGRYLGYIADEFGLSLNELGPEANSATKETTICSTCTVFAGAEVKELLHNGEERPNILAGLHKAIVQRAMSLIARSGGVKNEFTFTGGVARNQAVLKYVKQMVRDSYGEVTMNIHTDSIFMGALGGAMFARRNISADLPNQKSNQKQEVQ, translated from the coding sequence ATGAATAAATATTATTTAGGAATTGATTTGGGTTCAACCACATCAAAAGCAGTAATTATAAATCAAAATGATGAGATAGTTGGCAGAGGTATAACCAATACCCGGGCTAACTATAAAGTGGCAGCAGATATTGCACGTGAAGAAGCGATTTATGATGCAAGATTTACTCTCTTGTCAAATAAAATAAAACAAGACATGGATGCCAAACCTGAATTTAAAAAATACATGAGCGATATTCGAACTGTTTTTCAATATCAGCAATTTAAGCGCAGAATGGAAAGTATGGAAGCTATGCTCAAAAAAACAGTTTCCGATTTTACGCATGAAAATAAACATAATATCATTGAGAAATTAAATTGGATCCTTGAAACTATCCGACCCGAAATTAGGACAGAATTTATATATGGCAACTTGGGTTCTAAGAATCAATTCTTTCGTGATATTGTAAGTGAAAAATATAATTTGAAAGTAAGTGAAATTGGTAAGGAATATTATGAACCCTTAATGCTTGCGTTTGATAAAAGTATTACACCGGTTGAAAATGAAATGGTGCAGTACAATTTTAAAGAATTAGTTCTTGAATCAATGGCTGTGCTAGAAGAAAAATATAAAGGATTAGTAGATGAACAAGAGGATGGTAGTAAAGAAGATTGGTATTATGCTGAATTAAATGCAGTAAAAAACAATTACAAAAATGTAGAGTATTCTCTACGTGAACACATTGAGTCAATTGCAGGTGAAGAAATATTCATTGCCAAAATGGTTGGAACAGGATACGGACGTGCCTTGTTGCCTTTCCCCGAAGATTGTATTAAATCAGAAATTCTTTGTCATGCATTTGGCGCTCATGCCATTTTTCCAAACACCCGAACTGTATTGGATATCGGTGGTCAAGATACCAAAGCAATTCAGGTAGATTCGCATGGGTTAGTAACCAGTTTTCATATGAACGATCGTTGTGCTGCAGGATGTGGAAGATATTTGGGATACATTGCAGATGAATTTGGTTTGTCATTGAATGAATTAGGGCCCGAAGCAAACAGCGCTACTAAAGAAACAACAATTTGCTCAACTTGTACGGTTTTTGCAGGTGCCGAAGTAAAAGAATTGTTACATAATGGAGAAGAGCGTCCGAACATACTTGCAGGTTTACATAAAGCTATAGTTCAAAGAGCTATGTCGCTTATCGCGCGTTCAGGAGGAGTGAAAAATGAATTTACGTTTACAGGTGGTGTTGCTAGAAATCAGGCTGTTTTAAAATACGTTAAACAAATGGTTAGAGATTCATATGGGGAAGTAACCATGAATATTCACACAGATTCAATTTTCATGGGAGCTTTAGGTGGAGCTATGTTTGCTAGAAGAAATATTAGCGCAGATTTACCAAATCAAAAATCAAACCAGAAACAAGAAGTACAATAA
- a CDS encoding benzoyl-CoA reductase subunit D, protein MGNTIKTMGVDVGGSYVKVVLMEYDNINGDHKLLDKQTEKIRKRNPKDVVVDAIDMILERNNLNYDKDISYLASTGEGEMVEKKTGHFYSMTSHARGGIYFAPTAKTVVDMGGLYVRAIKVDNRGKVLDYKMTGQCASGSGQFIENISRYLGLAIEEVGEMSLKADNPEVPSGICAVLAETDVINLVSKGLSTPNIVKGINISIAQRVVKLLGSLNAESPIALVGGMGMNVGMVQAIQELSIENKKKSMEFVTHTDSIYSGAIGAALWGGFRYYKLKTQKKLQVA, encoded by the coding sequence ATGGGAAATACAATTAAAACCATGGGCGTAGATGTTGGAGGTAGTTATGTGAAAGTAGTATTGATGGAGTATGACAATATAAATGGTGATCATAAATTGCTCGATAAACAAACTGAAAAAATTAGGAAAAGAAATCCTAAAGATGTGGTAGTAGACGCAATTGATATGATTCTGGAAAGAAATAATTTGAATTATGATAAAGATATTTCTTACCTGGCATCAACCGGTGAAGGAGAAATGGTAGAGAAAAAAACAGGACATTTCTACTCCATGACTTCTCATGCAAGAGGTGGAATTTACTTTGCACCAACAGCTAAAACGGTTGTTGATATGGGTGGGTTATATGTGAGAGCAATTAAAGTAGACAATAGAGGGAAAGTTTTGGATTACAAAATGACCGGTCAATGTGCGTCGGGTTCAGGACAATTCATTGAAAATATTTCACGCTATTTAGGTTTAGCCATTGAAGAAGTAGGGGAAATGTCACTTAAAGCTGATAACCCTGAAGTTCCTTCCGGGATTTGCGCCGTTTTGGCCGAAACTGATGTTATTAATTTGGTGTCTAAAGGTTTGTCAACTCCTAATATAGTAAAGGGAATTAATATCTCAATCGCTCAACGTGTGGTAAAATTGTTAGGTTCACTCAATGCAGAATCACCTATTGCTTTAGTAGGAGGAATGGGAATGAATGTGGGAATGGTTCAGGCTATTCAGGAATTATCAATTGAGAATAAAAAGAAAAGTATGGAATTTGTTACGCACACCGATTCAATTTATTCAGGGGCAATTGGCGCAGCATTATGGGGCGGTTTTAGATATTATAAATTAAAAACACAGAAAAAGTTGCAAGTAGCATAG
- a CDS encoding AMP-binding protein: MKVLKSDKDLSEVLPNIATLLKQNAEQFANDPVFFEKDSNGKYVAILWKDFYDSILNIAFNLKKIGLMSGEKVILFSRNNIKMLEAELAIMAIGAIAVPIFSNFKKDTAELLINHSDASYLIAADEQQLDQLSEDLPLKRIWTYKSVINERFNNLFPFDELTQKRTDSAFSLNTQALPNEICLNMYTSGTMGIPKCVQLTHANILSQQAALKQIWKLDKNDRFLSYLPWHHSFGGIFELFSALYNGAAYYLESSYGKDPNSILENWQIVKPTVFFSVPKVYQSLLELTYENRIADDTLFSNELKFIFTAAAALPEKLSNEFEKRNIPVIEGWGLTETSPCCTLTDSSLKRENGLVGKPIPGVMIRIAEDDEIQVKGPNVMVSYYKNDEANEAIFTEDGWYRTGDVGDITENGLKLISRKDRIFKLSNGEKVIPSDLEKAIELKCHYVQYAIVAGSGEEHPVALIFPNKKLLNKPDYQLSPEEGCFCPRSLNELGRCLTGCLAKANDSIGQKIF, translated from the coding sequence ATGAAAGTATTAAAGTCGGATAAAGATTTAAGTGAGGTTCTGCCGAATATTGCAACTTTGCTCAAACAAAACGCAGAACAATTTGCTAATGATCCTGTTTTCTTTGAAAAGGATTCGAATGGAAAGTATGTTGCAATACTTTGGAAAGATTTTTATGATTCAATTCTTAATATTGCTTTTAATCTGAAAAAGATTGGTTTAATGTCCGGGGAAAAAGTTATTCTTTTCTCAAGAAACAATATTAAAATGTTGGAAGCAGAATTAGCCATCATGGCCATTGGAGCAATAGCTGTTCCAATTTTTTCCAACTTTAAAAAAGATACAGCAGAATTACTTATCAATCATTCAGATGCTTCCTATCTAATTGCAGCAGATGAGCAACAACTAGATCAATTAAGCGAAGATCTACCTTTAAAAAGAATATGGACTTATAAATCGGTCATAAATGAAAGATTCAATAATCTTTTTCCATTTGATGAGCTTACACAAAAAAGAACGGACTCGGCTTTCTCATTAAACACCCAGGCATTACCCAATGAAATTTGTTTGAATATGTATACCTCCGGCACAATGGGAATACCTAAATGTGTACAGCTTACTCATGCAAATATTTTATCACAACAGGCAGCATTGAAACAAATTTGGAAGTTGGATAAAAACGATCGATTCTTATCATACCTGCCATGGCATCATAGCTTCGGTGGTATCTTCGAATTGTTTTCGGCGCTTTATAATGGAGCCGCCTATTATTTAGAAAGTAGCTATGGCAAAGATCCTAATAGTATTCTTGAAAATTGGCAAATTGTAAAACCAACTGTTTTTTTTAGTGTACCTAAAGTGTATCAATCCTTACTAGAATTAACATACGAAAACAGAATTGCGGATGATACTCTTTTTAGTAATGAGTTAAAATTCATTTTTACTGCCGCAGCCGCTTTACCAGAAAAACTTTCTAATGAATTTGAAAAAAGAAACATACCGGTAATCGAAGGATGGGGTCTGACAGAAACATCACCTTGTTGCACACTTACCGATTCAAGTTTAAAAAGAGAGAATGGTTTGGTGGGTAAACCAATTCCCGGCGTTATGATACGTATTGCTGAAGATGATGAAATTCAAGTAAAGGGACCAAATGTGATGGTTAGCTATTACAAAAACGATGAAGCAAATGAAGCTATATTCACAGAAGATGGTTGGTATAGAACCGGTGATGTTGGGGATATTACCGAAAATGGCTTAAAACTTATTTCAAGAAAAGATAGGATTTTTAAATTATCTAATGGTGAAAAGGTAATTCCTTCCGATCTTGAAAAAGCAATAGAATTAAAATGTCATTACGTTCAATATGCTATTGTTGCCGGTAGTGGCGAAGAACATCCTGTTGCCCTAATTTTTCCAAATAAAAAGTTACTTAATAAACCCGATTATCAATTATCTCCGGAAGAGGGCTGTTTTTGTCCAAGAAGTTTAAATGAATTAGGTCGGTGCTTAACCGGCTGCCTGGCAAAAGCAAACGACAGCATAGGACAAAAAATTTTCTAA
- a CDS encoding 2-hydroxyacyl-CoA dehydratase, translated as MYKINSTGEMKKIMEDYFLSLEKGEKKIAWCTSVGPAELLRSFGFEVYFPENHGALLGATRTAMDHIPEAIKCGYSGHVCSYTTADIGAYLKKQTPLKSHYGLNGIPKPDLIAYNTNQCREVQDWFQFFANEFKCPIVGIMPPRHVDEVSQDEVDLVVNQFKNMIPACEKVSGQKFDLEKFKETVRLSKEATLLWQKVLKTSIADNAPLSFFDGTIHMGPIVVLRGTQIAKDYYTGLLKELEDNVKNNKGFLPETKTRIFWEGMPIWGKLRMMSDLFTSNGAAVVASTYCSSWVFDKFDEHDPWNSTARAYTEIFINRSEKMKMKMLYDWLKEYKIDGIIYHDTKTCFNNSNAKFGMPQRLKELTGIPSMVIEGDLCDLRFFSEGQTITKVETFIEQLQELKV; from the coding sequence ATGTACAAAATAAATTCAACGGGGGAGATGAAAAAAATAATGGAGGATTATTTTCTTTCATTGGAAAAAGGAGAAAAAAAAATCGCCTGGTGCACCAGTGTTGGTCCGGCTGAACTTTTGCGTTCGTTTGGATTTGAAGTGTACTTTCCCGAAAATCACGGTGCCCTACTTGGCGCTACTCGTACAGCAATGGATCATATACCCGAGGCAATCAAATGCGGTTATTCCGGACATGTATGTTCATATACTACGGCAGACATAGGTGCGTATCTTAAAAAACAAACGCCTCTCAAAAGTCATTATGGCCTAAATGGAATTCCAAAACCTGATTTAATCGCATACAACACAAATCAATGCAGAGAAGTTCAAGATTGGTTTCAGTTTTTTGCCAATGAGTTTAAGTGCCCGATAGTTGGAATTATGCCACCGCGGCATGTTGATGAGGTTAGTCAAGATGAGGTGGATTTGGTAGTGAATCAATTCAAGAATATGATTCCGGCTTGTGAAAAAGTGAGTGGACAAAAGTTTGATCTAGAAAAATTTAAGGAAACAGTTCGCTTAAGTAAGGAGGCAACATTATTATGGCAAAAAGTTTTAAAAACATCCATAGCCGATAATGCACCGCTTAGCTTTTTTGATGGAACTATACATATGGGTCCAATTGTTGTTTTAAGAGGTACTCAAATAGCAAAGGATTATTATACCGGTTTACTCAAGGAATTAGAGGATAATGTAAAAAATAACAAAGGCTTTTTACCTGAAACAAAAACACGAATATTTTGGGAAGGAATGCCTATATGGGGAAAGCTTAGAATGATGAGCGATTTATTTACATCCAATGGAGCCGCCGTGGTTGCTTCCACCTATTGCAGTAGCTGGGTGTTTGATAAATTTGATGAACATGATCCATGGAATTCTACTGCGAGAGCTTATACAGAAATTTTCATTAATAGAAGCGAAAAAATGAAGATGAAAATGTTGTACGATTGGCTCAAAGAATATAAAATTGATGGAATTATTTATCATGATACGAAAACCTGCTTTAATAATTCTAATGCAAAATTCGGAATGCCCCAACGATTAAAAGAATTAACTGGAATTCCGTCAATGGTGATAGAAGGGGATCTATGTGATTTAAGATTTTTTAGTGAAGGACAAACTATAACTAAAGTTGAGACATTTATCGAGCAGTTACAAGAACTTAAGGTTTAA
- a CDS encoding FAD-dependent oxidoreductase codes for MEAERKKYKVAIIGIGPVGMILAVKLQEAGCEVALCEVNEGKATKIRNDGLILENVIKANASFSKVYHTIPELKEFGPDYIFFSLKSNHTAHAVKQAECLITDKLTVISAQNGIDVEQLLVAGFGENRTLRLVINFAGNTISPNCTKVTFFTAPNYIASINDALTDKAKELALLLTSVNLETKAIDSFELTKRAWEKQF; via the coding sequence ATGGAAGCTGAAAGAAAAAAGTATAAAGTTGCAATCATAGGAATTGGACCTGTAGGAATGATTCTTGCTGTTAAATTACAAGAAGCTGGGTGTGAAGTGGCCCTTTGTGAAGTAAATGAAGGTAAAGCAACAAAAATAAGGAACGATGGATTGATACTTGAAAACGTAATAAAAGCTAATGCAAGTTTTTCTAAAGTTTATCATACAATTCCAGAACTCAAGGAATTTGGGCCTGATTATATTTTCTTTTCTTTAAAATCAAATCATACTGCACATGCTGTAAAGCAAGCTGAATGTTTAATAACTGATAAATTAACTGTTATATCAGCACAAAATGGAATAGATGTTGAGCAATTATTAGTTGCCGGATTTGGTGAAAACAGAACATTAAGATTGGTGATAAACTTTGCCGGGAATACTATATCGCCTAATTGTACAAAAGTTACTTTTTTCACAGCACCAAATTATATTGCTTCGATTAATGATGCGCTTACGGATAAAGCAAAAGAACTGGCCTTGTTATTAACTTCAGTTAATTTGGAAACAAAAGCAATTGATTCTTTCGAGTTAACAAAGAGGGCATGGGAAAAACAATTTTAA
- a CDS encoding thiolase family protein, whose protein sequence is MKGFHDKQKGFGITYDDIYLVNGARTPFGKLCGSLANISPTDLGIYATRAAIANSGIAPEHIDQLLYANIGQSSADSYFLPRHIGLYSGIPIGVPALLLQRICGSGFETIIAGAEQISLGKAKTTLCGGTENMSLSPTSAFGNRMGYVLGKPGFVDMLWEALNDTAAVPMGCTAENVAQKYSISKQEADRFAKQSIDRYLSAKDRGFFDEEIIKMNSVVFEAQGLNPRKVSLPRKIVDFNIDENVRPADLDSMAKLPSVFARDGVQTAANSSGIVDGAASVVVAAKDFVNAHHLKPLSKIVSSTTSALDPRVMGLGPVPSILLLLELNGLSIADIGLFEINEAFAAQALGCIKELGIDQSICNVNGGAIALGHPLAASGTRIALTLSREMNARGIKYGIASACIGGGQGTAILFENVNI, encoded by the coding sequence ATGAAAGGATTTCACGATAAACAAAAAGGATTCGGTATTACATACGATGATATTTATTTAGTAAATGGCGCAAGAACTCCATTTGGTAAATTGTGCGGTTCACTCGCCAATATATCGCCAACAGATTTAGGGATTTATGCAACTCGTGCGGCTATTGCTAATTCTGGAATTGCGCCAGAACATATTGATCAATTATTGTACGCCAATATTGGTCAGAGTTCTGCTGATTCTTATTTTCTGCCGCGGCATATAGGTTTGTATTCAGGAATACCAATAGGAGTTCCTGCATTGCTGTTGCAACGCATTTGTGGCTCCGGGTTTGAAACAATCATTGCCGGTGCAGAGCAAATTAGTTTGGGTAAAGCGAAAACAACTTTATGTGGTGGCACTGAGAATATGAGTCTTTCACCCACTTCCGCATTTGGAAATCGAATGGGTTACGTTTTAGGAAAACCAGGCTTTGTAGATATGTTATGGGAAGCTTTGAATGACACGGCTGCTGTTCCCATGGGTTGCACCGCAGAGAATGTTGCACAAAAATATTCTATTTCTAAACAAGAAGCAGATCGATTTGCTAAACAATCAATTGACAGGTATCTATCAGCAAAAGATAGAGGATTTTTTGACGAAGAAATTATTAAAATGAATTCTGTGGTTTTTGAAGCACAAGGTTTAAATCCTCGAAAAGTAAGTTTACCCCGTAAAATAGTAGATTTTAATATAGATGAAAATGTACGCCCGGCAGATTTAGACTCCATGGCTAAATTACCTTCTGTTTTTGCGAGAGATGGTGTTCAAACTGCTGCTAACTCAAGTGGAATTGTAGATGGAGCAGCATCAGTTGTTGTAGCAGCAAAAGATTTTGTAAATGCTCATCATTTAAAACCTTTAAGCAAAATAGTTTCCTCAACCACAAGCGCCTTAGACCCAAGGGTGATGGGATTAGGACCTGTACCTTCTATTCTGTTACTTCTTGAACTTAACGGTTTATCTATTGCCGATATTGGTTTGTTTGAAATCAATGAAGCGTTTGCTGCTCAAGCTTTAGGTTGTATCAAGGAATTAGGAATTGATCAGTCCATTTGTAATGTAAACGGCGGAGCCATAGCTCTTGGTCATCCATTAGCGGCTAGTGGCACTCGTATTGCTCTAACTCTTTCTCGTGAAATGAACGCACGAGGGATAAAATATGGAATTGCTTCGGCTTGTATAGGTGGTGGTCAAGGAACTGCGATATTATTTGAAAATGTAAATATCTAA